The DNA sequence AAGTACGTGAAAAATTCTCTGAAGCAATAGATAGTCTCAAAAAAGAGAAAATTATTAAGGCTACACTAGAACTAGAAATAGCAGGAAATATAAATCTTCTACCTATTGATAACGGTAAAGACTTAGAAGATTGGTTTGCTGTATCTGCAATGAAAACAAATTCTGAGGGTGAGAGAGTTGCTTTATTTGAAGTAAGGGGTAAAGTATTTTCTGTACACAAAGCCATAGCAGCCAAATGTCCTAGATGTTGGAGGTTTGTTGCTCCATCAGAAGGGTGTATCTGTGAACGTTGTGCAAAAGTAGTAGGTGCATAATGTTTGATATGACACAACCTATAAGAATGGAAGTGATTGTAGGCTCAATCATTTTTATAGTTGGGCTTGTGGGTATTGGGCTTGGTATTGTGGCATACTATAAAAAGAAATTAGATATTAAATAAGGAATAGATAAGTGATTACCTTAAAAGAAGCATTAGTAAAATCTAACGAAGAGATGGCAATACTTCGTGTAGAGCTTGAAGCCAAAGCAAAGAAATCCAAACTCAACGCTTATGTAGGTTTTGAGAGTTCTGGTGAGGGCGTGCCTATCCTTATTAAAGACAATATCCAGGTGAAAGATTGGTCGGTGACTTCAGGTTCTAAAATATTGCAAGGATATATTGCTCCGTATGAAGCAACAGTTATTGCAAACCTAAAGTCTAAAGGTATGATGGCATTTGGGCGTGCTAATATGGATGAGTTTGCAATGGGGTCAACCACAGAGAGCTCTTTTTATGGTCCGACTAAAAATCCACACAATCAAGAGCATGTTCCAGGTGGTAGTTCAGGTGGTTCAGCAGCAGCAGTTGCTGGAGGCATTGCTATTGCAGCATTAGGATCTGATACGGGAGGCTCTATACGTCAGCCAGCAGCTTACTGTGGCTGTGTAGGCATGAAGCCTACTTATGGACGTGTAAGCCGTTTTGGTTTGGCTTCTTATGCTTCAAGTCTTGATCAAATTGGCCCTATTGCCCAAAATGTTGAAGATGCGGCTATCCTTTATGATGCTATCAAAGGACATGACGATAAAGATTCTACTTCTGCTAATTTTGAGATAGAAGATATTGCAAACAACCTCAATCCTGATGTTAAGCTAACCATTGCAGTCATTGATTCTTACATCGAAGCAGCAGATACACAAATACAAAAGGTATTTAATGAAACCATTGCCAAATTAGAGGCAGTGGGTCACACTATTGTACATAAAGAGGTGAGTAATACCAAATATGATATTGCTACTTATTACATTATTGCTACGGCAGAAGCAGCAACTAATCTTGCGCGATATGATGGGGTTCGCTATGGAAGTAGGGCTGAATCTAAGACAACAGAGGAACTCTTTTTTCATACACGTAGCGAAGGGTTTGGTGAAGAGGTTAAACGACGTATTCTACTTGGAAATTTTGTACTTTCTTCAGGGTATTATGATGCTTATTATCTTAAGGCACAGAGGGTAAGACACCTTATAAGAGATGAGTTTAATACCATTTTTGAAGGGGCTGATCTTATTTTAGCACCTGTCGCACCAAGTGTCGCACCCAAGATAGGACAGATGCACGACCCTTTAGAGATGTATAAGTTAGATATGTATACACTAGGTGTTAACCTTGCGGGACTTCCAGGAATCAGTCTACCTGTTGCCAAGAATGAAAAAGGAATGCCTATTGGTCTTCAGCTTATTGCTAAAGCATTTGATGAAAAAACACTTTTTAATGGTGCTGCAAGTATGGAAAAAGTAGTAAATTATATAAAATAATAATGAAGGAATCACTATGAACATTAAAAAAAGAGCATTGACGTTTGAAGATGTACTTTTGGTGCCACAGCATTCTACTGTTCTTCCCAAGGAGGTAAATATTAAGACTTATTTGACGCGTCATGTTTCATTGAATATTCCTATTGTTTCAGCTGCAATGGATACTGTTACAGAGTTCAAAGCAGCTATTGCCATGGCAAGACTTGGTGGGATTGGGGTAATTCATAAGAATATGGATATTACTACACAGGCACTTCAAGTGAAGAAAGTCAAAAAAAGTGAGAGTGGAATTATTATTGATCCAATCTTTATTGGTCCTAATGCAACGGTTTCTGAAGCCGATGCATTGATGGGAGAATATCGCATCTCCGGTGTACCCGTAGTTGATGAGAGACAGAAGCTCATAGGGATTATTACCAATCGTGATATGCGTTTTATTACTGATATGTCACTTCAGGTCAAGGAGGTCATGACGCCTGCACCACTTGTGACAGCAAAGAAGGGAACAACCCTCGAAGAGGCAGCAAAGGTACTTCAGAAACATAAAATAGAGAAACTACCAATCGTTGACAAAGAAGAAAGACTTATAGGGCTGATTACTATCAAAGATATTGAAAAAAAAGAAAAACATCCCAATGCAAATAAAGATGAGCATGGTCGTCTTAGAGTAGCAGCTGCTATTGGTGTAGGACAAATTGACCGTGCCAAAGCATTGGTAGAAGCAGGGGTTGATGTGATTGTGCTTGATTCTGCACATGGGCATTCACAAGGTATTATTGATACGGTCAAACTGGTTAAGAAAGAATTTGATGTTGATGTAATTGCTGGAAATATTGCTACAGGAGAGGCTGCAAAGGATCTTATTGATGCTGGTGCAGATGGTGTTAAGGTAGGAATTGGACCAGGATCTATTTGTACGACACGCATTGTTGCTGGTGTAGGTGTACCACAAATCTCTGCTATTGATGAGGTAGCGCAAGTGGCTAATAAGGTAGGTGTACCAGTTATTGCAGATGGAGGAATTAAATATTCTGGTGATGTGGCAAAAGCACTTGCAGTAGGCGCTAGTACTGTCATGCTTGGTTCTGCTTTAGCAGGAACATATGAAGCACCAGGTGAGATGATTATCTATAATGGGCGTCAGTTTAAAGAGTATCGCGGTATGGGAAGTATTGGTGCAATGACCAAGGGGAGTACTGATCGTTATTTTCAGGAAGGAACTGCAACAGATAAACTTGTTCCTGAAGGGATTGAAGGGCGTGTACCCTATCGTGGAAAGATTACAGATGTGATTCGTCAGATGATTGGTGGATTGCGCGCATCTATGGGATACTGTGGCTCTAAAAATATTAAGGTATTTTGGGAAAAAGCAGAGTTTGTAGAGATTACTGCAGCGGGACTCAAAGAGTCCCATGTGCATGATGTAACCATCACTAAAGAGTCTCCAAATTATCATGGATAAGATATCTACAAAATAAACAGTAATTTTTTATTGTTTATAATTTTAAGAACCAATAGTTATTACCTTTATTGTATATATTTTTATTTAAATAAGATACAATATACAGATTAATTATCTCCCATTAGGGCAAAAAAAGGAATAAGATATGGCATTTTTTGGTAAAAGTAAAAGTGAATTTGATACAGAAGTGATGATGTCTAAAGTACCAATGGCACCCAAAAATAGTGCAACAACTATTATGGAGTGTATGGAGATACAAGGTAATGTTAAAGGATGTGGAGTAGTTCACGTAGATGGAAAAATTCATGGAGACCTTACTATAGATGGTGATATTATTATTGGTAAAGAGGGTGTTATTCATGGAAATGTCTCGGCAAAGAAAATTATTATTAGTGGAAAGATTAGCGGTAGCACTAAATGCGAGGCTCTTGAAGTAACACAAACTGGAGAGTTAGCAGATACTATTGTAGCTTCAAAAATTGTCTCTGATGGAAAACTTGAAGCTATAATAACTGACTGTGAATCGATTCACATCACAACAAATGGTCAAATTGTTACAAAAAAGATGGTAGGTAAAAATATTGTTATTAATGGAAAAGTAGAAGGAAATATTATTGCAACAGAATTACTTGAGATTAGTAAAAGTGGTATCGTTAAAGGAGAGATACAGGTCAAGAAGATCAAAGTCTCTGAAGGTGGGTTAATGTTGGGCACGATGCTTACCTATGAACCATCTAGTCCTGTGAGAAAAGTAGAAAAGAAAGCAGGTAACCAAAATAAAGAGACAACTTTGTCTAAGAATGAACAGGCAACTTCACTTAAAGAGATTGTCAAGACTAAAGAGAAATAAAAATAAGAGAGATATGATGCATGAGCAGACCATAGCCGTACACGCAGGTTATGACAAGGATACACAGGGTACTATGGCAGTACCAATCTATCAGAGTACAGCATATGAGTTTAGAGATACTGAACATGCGGCAGATCTTTTTGCTCTTAAAGAGTTAGGCAATATTTATACCCGTTTAATGAATCCGACTACGGATATTTTTGAGAAGCGTTTTGCTACTCTAGAAGGTGGCGTGGCAGCAATTGGTACAGCATCAGGAATGGCAGCAATTTTTTATGTTATTGCTAATGTTGCTGAAGCAGGCGATAACATTATTGTTGCCAAACAGGTTTATGGTGGAACAACCACATTGACAGGACATACCATTAAACGTTTTGGTATTGAGACCCGCTATTTTGACGTCACTGATCCTTTGCAAATAGAGGAACTCATTGATGAAAAGACAAAGTTGATTATCTTTGAAAGTATTACAAACCCAAGTATTGATGTAGCAGATATTAGTGAGATTGTTGCTGTCGCCAATAAGTATAATATTTTAACTTGTGTGGATAATACAGTTGCCACATCAGTACTGTGCAAGCCTATTGCCTATGGAGTTGATCTTGTCGTTCACAGTACAAGTAAGTATACAACAGGGCAGGGGCTAGCACTTGGTGGGATTATTGTTGAGCGTGAAAATCTTGTAGAGAAAATTAAAGATAATGACCGTTACTATCACTTTAATGAGCCTGATGCAAGTTATCATGGATTAATCTACTCTGATCTACCGTTACCACTTTTTACATTACGTGTACGTTTAGCATTATTGCGTGATCTTGGTAGTGCACCAAGTCCATTCAATTCATGGTTGCATATTCAAGGGCTTGAGCACCTCTCACTTCGTATGGAACAGCATTCTAGTTCAGCACTGATGATTGCTCAATTTCTTGAAGCACACCCAAAAGTGAAAAAAGTTAATTATCCTGGACTTAAAAGTTCTTCACAGTACCATTTGATTGAAAAATATTTTAAAAATGGGATGGCAAGTGGTTTACTCTCTTTTGAAGTAGAAAATAAAGAGGAGGCACAAAAAGTTGCTGATGCAACAGAGATTTTTTCTGTGGTTGTCAATATTGGTGATAGTAAATCGATTATTACTCATCCAGCAAGCACAACCCATCAACAACTTTCAGCGCAGGAGCTTATTGATGCTGGTGTACCAGGAGGACTTATCCGTCTTAGTATAGGACTTGA is a window from the Sulfurovum sp. genome containing:
- a CDS encoding O-acetylhomoserine aminocarboxypropyltransferase/cysteine synthase; protein product: MHEQTIAVHAGYDKDTQGTMAVPIYQSTAYEFRDTEHAADLFALKELGNIYTRLMNPTTDIFEKRFATLEGGVAAIGTASGMAAIFYVIANVAEAGDNIIVAKQVYGGTTTLTGHTIKRFGIETRYFDVTDPLQIEELIDEKTKLIIFESITNPSIDVADISEIVAVANKYNILTCVDNTVATSVLCKPIAYGVDLVVHSTSKYTTGQGLALGGIIVERENLVEKIKDNDRYYHFNEPDASYHGLIYSDLPLPLFTLRVRLALLRDLGSAPSPFNSWLHIQGLEHLSLRMEQHSSSALMIAQFLEAHPKVKKVNYPGLKSSSQYHLIEKYFKNGMASGLLSFEVENKEEAQKVADATEIFSVVVNIGDSKSIITHPASTTHQQLSAQELIDAGVPGGLIRLSIGLENTQDLIDDLRKALD
- the gatA gene encoding Asp-tRNA(Asn)/Glu-tRNA(Gln) amidotransferase subunit GatA, producing the protein MITLKEALVKSNEEMAILRVELEAKAKKSKLNAYVGFESSGEGVPILIKDNIQVKDWSVTSGSKILQGYIAPYEATVIANLKSKGMMAFGRANMDEFAMGSTTESSFYGPTKNPHNQEHVPGGSSGGSAAAVAGGIAIAALGSDTGGSIRQPAAYCGCVGMKPTYGRVSRFGLASYASSLDQIGPIAQNVEDAAILYDAIKGHDDKDSTSANFEIEDIANNLNPDVKLTIAVIDSYIEAADTQIQKVFNETIAKLEAVGHTIVHKEVSNTKYDIATYYIIATAEAATNLARYDGVRYGSRAESKTTEELFFHTRSEGFGEEVKRRILLGNFVLSSGYYDAYYLKAQRVRHLIRDEFNTIFEGADLILAPVAPSVAPKIGQMHDPLEMYKLDMYTLGVNLAGLPGISLPVAKNEKGMPIGLQLIAKAFDEKTLFNGAASMEKVVNYIK
- the guaB gene encoding IMP dehydrogenase, encoding MNIKKRALTFEDVLLVPQHSTVLPKEVNIKTYLTRHVSLNIPIVSAAMDTVTEFKAAIAMARLGGIGVIHKNMDITTQALQVKKVKKSESGIIIDPIFIGPNATVSEADALMGEYRISGVPVVDERQKLIGIITNRDMRFITDMSLQVKEVMTPAPLVTAKKGTTLEEAAKVLQKHKIEKLPIVDKEERLIGLITIKDIEKKEKHPNANKDEHGRLRVAAAIGVGQIDRAKALVEAGVDVIVLDSAHGHSQGIIDTVKLVKKEFDVDVIAGNIATGEAAKDLIDAGADGVKVGIGPGSICTTRIVAGVGVPQISAIDEVAQVANKVGVPVIADGGIKYSGDVAKALAVGASTVMLGSALAGTYEAPGEMIIYNGRQFKEYRGMGSIGAMTKGSTDRYFQEGTATDKLVPEGIEGRVPYRGKITDVIRQMIGGLRASMGYCGSKNIKVFWEKAEFVEITAAGLKESHVHDVTITKESPNYHG
- a CDS encoding polymer-forming cytoskeletal protein, giving the protein MAFFGKSKSEFDTEVMMSKVPMAPKNSATTIMECMEIQGNVKGCGVVHVDGKIHGDLTIDGDIIIGKEGVIHGNVSAKKIIISGKISGSTKCEALEVTQTGELADTIVASKIVSDGKLEAIITDCESIHITTNGQIVTKKMVGKNIVINGKVEGNIIATELLEISKSGIVKGEIQVKKIKVSEGGLMLGTMLTYEPSSPVRKVEKKAGNQNKETTLSKNEQATSLKEIVKTKEK